One stretch of Streptomyces sp. A2-16 DNA includes these proteins:
- a CDS encoding YajQ family cyclic di-GMP-binding protein — MADSSFDIVSKVERQEVDNALNQAAKEISQRYDFKGVGASISWSGDKILMEANSEDRVNAVLDVFQSKLIKRGISLKALDAGEPQLSGKEYKIFASIEEGISQDNAKKVAKIIRDEGPKGVKAQVQGDELRVSSKSRDDLQSVIALLKGKDFDFAIQFVNYR; from the coding sequence ATGGCCGACTCCAGTTTCGACATCGTCTCGAAGGTCGAGCGGCAGGAGGTCGACAACGCCCTCAACCAGGCCGCCAAGGAGATCTCCCAGCGCTACGACTTCAAGGGCGTGGGTGCCTCGATCTCGTGGTCCGGTGACAAGATCCTGATGGAGGCGAACTCCGAGGACCGGGTCAACGCCGTCCTCGACGTCTTCCAGTCCAAGCTGATCAAGCGCGGGATCTCGCTGAAGGCGCTCGACGCGGGCGAGCCGCAGCTCTCCGGCAAGGAGTACAAGATCTTCGCGTCGATCGAGGAGGGCATCTCCCAGGACAACGCCAAGAAGGTCGCGAAGATCATCCGTGACGAGGGCCCGAAGGGCGTGAAGGCCCAGGTCCAGGGCGACGAGCTGCGGGTCAGCTCGAAGAGCCGTGATGACCTGCAGTCCGTCATCGCTCTGCTGAAGGGCAAGGACTTCGACTTCGCGATCCAGTTCGTGAACTACCGGTGA
- a CDS encoding tyrosine-type recombinase/integrase, producing the protein MAMTYDVRLYAIEVRKDRPKPYRVRWLVGERKHSKSYALKVQAEGRRSELMSAVRRGDQFDEETGLPLSELRAKQSSVTWYEHSRAYVDRKWALAPAKSRKNYADALATITPALVKTQAGMPDAALMRRALYGWAYNRKRWDETPPDDVARALAWIAKHSMPVTAMEDPATVRLALDALSLRLDGKEASPRTAKRKRACLSDVLGLAVEKQYFTIPVNPITIVKWTAPKSVEAVDPESVANPRQVRALLAGVREQGPRGRHLEAFFGCLYYAAMRPAEAAGLRVNQCHLPETGWGMLTLRQGVVRAGRSWTDDGTAHETRHLKARAKKDSRPVPIPPHFVRLLREHISTHGTAPDGRLFRTNRNGVLQETGYGEVWAKARNDVLTQAETSSLLARRPYDLRHAGVSFWLSSGVDAMECARRAGHSIAVLHKVYAKVLDQTRERANSRIDAALREWNEPE; encoded by the coding sequence ATGGCAATGACCTACGACGTTCGCCTCTACGCAATCGAGGTTCGCAAAGATCGTCCGAAGCCCTACCGCGTGCGCTGGCTGGTCGGGGAGCGCAAGCACTCCAAAAGCTACGCACTGAAGGTCCAAGCCGAGGGGCGTCGCTCGGAACTGATGTCTGCCGTACGGCGCGGCGACCAGTTCGATGAGGAGACGGGCCTCCCCCTATCTGAGTTGCGCGCCAAGCAGAGTTCCGTCACGTGGTACGAGCACAGCCGCGCGTACGTCGACCGCAAGTGGGCGCTGGCCCCGGCGAAGTCGCGGAAGAACTACGCCGATGCGCTGGCCACCATCACCCCTGCGCTCGTGAAGACGCAGGCGGGAATGCCCGATGCCGCGCTCATGCGACGCGCGCTGTACGGGTGGGCGTACAACCGGAAGCGTTGGGACGAGACCCCACCGGACGATGTGGCTCGTGCCCTCGCCTGGATCGCCAAGCACTCCATGCCGGTCACTGCGATGGAGGATCCAGCAACCGTCCGTCTCGCTCTGGACGCGTTGTCACTACGGCTGGACGGCAAAGAGGCATCACCGCGCACCGCGAAGCGCAAGCGGGCCTGTCTGAGCGACGTTCTTGGACTCGCCGTGGAAAAGCAGTACTTCACCATTCCGGTCAACCCGATCACGATCGTGAAATGGACCGCCCCGAAGTCGGTGGAAGCGGTGGACCCCGAGAGCGTCGCCAACCCTCGCCAGGTCCGCGCCCTGCTGGCGGGGGTGCGTGAGCAGGGCCCGCGTGGACGGCATCTGGAAGCGTTCTTCGGGTGCCTGTACTACGCCGCCATGCGTCCAGCCGAGGCCGCTGGACTGCGGGTGAACCAGTGCCACCTCCCGGAGACTGGGTGGGGGATGCTCACCCTTCGACAGGGAGTTGTCCGCGCCGGACGGAGTTGGACCGACGACGGCACGGCGCACGAGACGCGCCACCTCAAGGCCCGCGCGAAGAAGGACTCCCGTCCGGTACCGATCCCACCGCACTTCGTCCGCCTCCTGCGAGAACACATCTCCACGCACGGGACGGCACCCGATGGCCGCCTCTTCCGGACGAACCGCAACGGCGTTCTACAAGAGACCGGCTACGGCGAGGTTTGGGCCAAAGCCCGGAATGACGTACTGACCCAAGCGGAAACGTCCTCGCTGCTGGCCCGCCGTCCCTACGACCTCCGGCACGCCGGCGTCTCGTTCTGGCTCAGCTCCGGAGTGGACGCCATGGAATGTGCCCGCCGTGCTGGACACAGCATCGCGGTACTGCACAAGGTGTACGCCAAGGTCCTTGACCAGACGCGCGAGCGCGCGAACAGCCGGATCGACGCAGCACTTCGGGAGTGGAACGAGCCCGAGTGA
- a CDS encoding helix-turn-helix domain-containing protein has protein sequence MARPKMLKLSEVLEEIDMSRAAFYRMRARGKAPKLIKLPNGQLRCRRVDLDAWWASMEDAAA, from the coding sequence ATGGCTCGCCCCAAGATGCTCAAGCTCTCCGAAGTCCTCGAAGAGATCGACATGAGCCGCGCCGCCTTCTATCGAATGCGCGCACGGGGCAAGGCCCCGAAGCTGATCAAACTGCCCAACGGCCAGCTCCGCTGCCGCCGCGTCGACCTCGACGCGTGGTGGGCGTCCATGGAAGACGCTGCCGCCTGA
- a CDS encoding DUF3631 domain-containing protein — protein MTSPNTPIDGAALLDEVEAFHRRFNVFPTEHAYVAVALWDAHAHLIDAFDGTARLAFLSPEPGSGKSRALEIVETLTPRAATTVNASANALFRLVEADGGTPTLLFDEIDTVFGPKAGGNEEVRGFLNSGYRRGAKSLRCVGDGSNQSTEWFSSFCAVAMAGLGSLPDTILTRSVIIRMRKKAPNEKAEPYRRRVHEKQGHALRDRLADWAITIHDQVAQAWPEMPEGVSDRPADVWEPLLAVADAAGGHWPERARTACVALIKAASQGDEASLGVRLLTDLRDRVFCGADRMPSAAILEVLLGLDDAPWADMSEDGQSTKPLTARGLSKLLSQYVRPDNTPIKPRGIRVGSGTPKGYYAEDLSDAWTRYCPPPPEKSATSATSATLQVSEGESVAEDPSESRHMSAETDTRQLRIAG, from the coding sequence ATGACCAGCCCCAACACCCCCATCGACGGCGCCGCGCTACTCGATGAGGTCGAAGCGTTCCACCGCAGGTTCAACGTCTTCCCCACCGAGCACGCCTACGTCGCGGTCGCCCTGTGGGACGCGCACGCCCACTTGATCGACGCGTTCGACGGCACCGCCCGTCTCGCGTTTCTCTCCCCCGAGCCCGGATCGGGCAAGTCCCGCGCTCTGGAGATCGTGGAGACCCTCACCCCTCGGGCGGCCACCACCGTCAATGCCTCCGCCAACGCCCTGTTCCGGCTGGTGGAGGCTGACGGAGGAACCCCGACGCTACTCTTCGACGAGATCGACACCGTGTTCGGTCCCAAGGCCGGCGGCAACGAAGAGGTCCGCGGGTTCCTCAACTCCGGCTACCGGCGCGGCGCCAAGTCCCTGCGCTGCGTCGGCGACGGCTCGAACCAAAGCACCGAGTGGTTCTCCTCGTTCTGCGCGGTCGCCATGGCCGGACTCGGCTCACTGCCGGACACGATCCTGACCCGCTCGGTCATCATCCGCATGCGCAAGAAGGCCCCCAACGAGAAGGCCGAACCCTACCGCCGGCGCGTCCACGAGAAGCAGGGCCACGCTCTGCGGGATCGACTCGCCGACTGGGCCATCACCATTCATGACCAGGTCGCACAGGCCTGGCCGGAGATGCCCGAGGGTGTGTCCGACCGGCCCGCCGACGTATGGGAGCCGCTCCTGGCGGTCGCCGACGCGGCCGGCGGGCACTGGCCCGAACGGGCCCGCACCGCCTGCGTCGCGCTCATCAAGGCCGCTTCCCAGGGTGATGAGGCATCCCTCGGGGTGCGCCTGCTCACCGATCTGCGCGACCGGGTGTTCTGCGGGGCCGACCGCATGCCCAGCGCCGCCATCCTCGAAGTCCTGCTGGGACTCGATGACGCCCCGTGGGCCGATATGAGCGAGGACGGACAGAGCACCAAACCGCTCACCGCACGTGGCCTGTCCAAGCTCCTGAGCCAGTACGTACGCCCCGACAACACTCCCATCAAGCCCCGCGGCATCCGCGTCGGCAGCGGCACTCCCAAGGGCTACTACGCGGAAGACCTCAGCGACGCCTGGACCCGCTACTGCCCCCCTCCCCCCGAGAAGTCCGCAACATCCGCAACGTCCGCAACACTGCAGGTCAGCGAGGGTGAATCTGTGGCGGAAGACCCCTCCGAGAGCCGCCACATGTCCGCGGAAACCGACACACGGCAACTCCGCATCGCTGGCTGA